A part of Vigna radiata var. radiata cultivar VC1973A chromosome 11, Vradiata_ver6, whole genome shotgun sequence genomic DNA contains:
- the LOC106776444 gene encoding DEAD-box ATP-dependent RNA helicase 5 → MGRKHDAVLVDKPVAEEAPYSPELDSEKKKKKKKKNKNKEKQQESENSPKRKLDELDPQNGTESKKKKKKKHHDSKENAGEANVDRNNDNGANRDETVADGSVVVTGKNAGDAKYAAVKSFSDSGLPENVLECCKGFEKPSPIQSRAWPFLLDRRDLIGIAATGSGKTLAFGIPAIMHVLGKRKGKGSRGRNPLCLVLSPTRELAQQISDVICDAGSSCGVESICLYGGTSKGPQISSLKSGMDIVIGTPGRIQDLIEMGVCCLKEVSFVVLDEADRMLDMGFEQIVRSILGQTSSDRQMVMFSATWPLAVHHLAQEFMDPNPVKVVVGSEDLAANHDVMQIVEVLDDRARDRRLVALLEKYHKSQSNRVLVFVLYKNEAKRVENMLQEGGWKVVSIHGDKAQHDRTKALSLFKKGSCPLMVATDVAARGLDIPDVEVVINYSFPLTTEDYVHRIGRTGRAGKKGVAHTFFTQQNKGLAGELVNVLREAGQVVPDDLLKFGTHVKKKESKLYGAHFKEIPVDAPKSQKKTFDDSDDE, encoded by the exons ATGGGTCGGAAACACGACGCCGTTTTGGTCGACAAACCAGTCGCCGAAGAAGCACCCTACAGCCCCGAGCTCGACTccgagaagaagaagaagaagaaaaagaagaacaagaacaaagAAAAGCAGCAAGAAAGCGAAAACAGCCCCAAACGAAAGCTCGACGAACTCGACCCGCAAAACGGCACCGAatcgaagaagaagaaaaagaagaaacaccACGACTCCAAAGAGAATGCAGGGGAAGCCAACGTTGATAGGAACAACGACAACGGCGCTAATCGCGATGAAACGGTGGCGGACGGTTCTGTAGTGGTTACTGGAAAGAATGCCGGAGATGCCAAGTACGCGGCGGTGAAAAGCTTTTCGGATTCGGGACTGCCGGAGAATGTGCTGGAATGTTGCAAGGGTTTCGAGAAGCCTTCTCCAATTCAATCGCGGGCGTGGCCTTTCTTATTGGACCGCCGTGATTTGATTGGAATCGCTGCCACTGGATCAG GGAAAACTTTGGCGTTCGGGATACCGGCGATTATGCATGTTTTGGGAAAGCGGAAGGGTAAAGGTTCCAGGGGACGGAACCCTCTTTGCCTCGTGCTCTCTCCTACTCGAGAGCTAGCACAACAA ATATCAGATGTCATCTGTGATGCGGGTAGTTCTTGTGGTGTGGAATCAATCTGTTTGTATGGTGGAACCTCCAAAGGCCCGCAAATCTCCTCACTAAAATCTGGCATG GACATTGTCATTGGAACTCCTGGTCGTATTCAGGATCTAATTGAAATGGGTGTCTGTTGCCTCAAAGAAGTATCTTTCGTG GTACTTGATGAAGCAGATCGGATGCTTGACATGGGTTTTGAGCAAATAGTCCGCTCTATACTGGGTCAGACAAGTTCTG ATCGTCAAATGGTTATGTTCAGTGCTACATGGCCTTTGGCAGTTCATCACTTGGCTCAGGAGTTCATGGATCCCAATCCTGTAAAA GTTGTTGTAGGTTCAGAAGACTTGGCTGCCAATCATGATGTCATGCAGATAGTTGAG GTCTTGGATGATCGCGCTCGTGATAGGCGCCTGGTTGCTTTACTGGAAAAGTACCACAAATCTCAGAG CAATCGAGTATTGGTCTTTGTTTTGTACAAAAATGAAGCCAAACGAGTTGAAAATATGCTTCAAGAAGG GGGTTGGAAGGTTGTTTCAATACATGGGGACAAAGCTCAACATGATCGCACAAAGGCACTCTCATTGTTCAAGAAGGGAAGCTGTCCTTTAATG GTTGCTACTGATGTGGCTGCACGGGGATTGGATATTCCAGATGTTGAAGTAGTGATAAACTATAGTTTTCCTCTGACTACAGAAGATTATGTTCATAGAATTGGGCGGACTGGACGAGCTGGTAAGAAAGGTGTTGCCCATACATTCTTCACACAGCAGAATAAG GGACTTGCTGGGGAGCTGGTGAATGTTTTGAGGGAAGCAGGGCAAGTCGTACCCGATGACCTCCTGAAATTTGGCACACATGTAAAGAAAAAG GAGTCCAAGCTTTACGGGGCGCACTTCAAGGAAATCCCTGTTGATGCTCCAAAGTctcaaaagaaaacatttgACGACTCTGACGATGAATGA